TTGGCATAGGTCGCCTTCTGCGCGACGTTGGCCTTCGTCGGGATGCGCGGCGCGGCGGTAACCTCGGGCTCGTCCTCCTCGTCGGGTTCGACCCGCGCCGCGGCGGCGGCGGGCGCCTTCGGAACCGGTGCGATGGCGGCGACCACGGCCGGCGTCTTGGGTGTCTGCACCACGGCGGCCACCGCGGCCTCGATCGCCTGCGAGAAATCGTTGGGGCGCGCCTCGGGCTTGCGCGAAACCGAGATCGCCAGCGGGCTGATCGCCCCGTTCGAGGTCGCGACGGCGGCAGGCGCCCCGTCCGGTCGCGGGGCGGGACCGGTGGCCATCATCAGGGTCGCAGCCTGCGCGTCCGCGACGGCGGCCTCGGCTTCCGGGTCGCTCGGCCGTGCCCGCGGGCGCAGGCTGCTCACCCGGAGCGGCGTGCCGTCTTCCTGCACCGCGGCGTCCTGCTGGGCCGCCTCCGGTTGTTCTGGCAGCGCGGGCCGGGCCCTCGGGCGTTGGCCGGCCAGTGCGGGGTCTGCGACGGGGGCAGGCGGTTGGGCGGCCTCGGCTGGCGGGGGCGAGGGCGGCACCGCCGCCGTGGCTGCAGCACTGCCGGGGAAGATCGAGCCCGGCGCGGGGGCCGGCCGATCCGGCGGCGCCGGGGCAGCCGCGGGTGCGGCCGCGGCCGCCGGCGCTTCAGCGCCCGGGCGGCGCGGCGGCAGGATCGGCGGCTTGCCGGCGATCAGCAGGAATTCCCCGGGCGCGAGCACGCCCTCGGGGCTGGGCCGGATCATCCCATCCTCGCCGAACTCGTATTTGACGCCGAACGGCGGGGGCGGCAGCGGCAGCCCCGGCGCGGCATCGGGCGCGACCGGTGGTGGCGGAAGCGCCACCGCGTCGAGCGAGGGCGGCGCCTGATCCATCGCGGTCAGGAAGATCTCGTCCTGCGGGGTCTCGGCCGGGGCGTCCCGGCCGGTCTGGCCCGAGGCCACCGCTGGCGGCGCGGCTGCCGGGGCGGGCGCGGCCGCGGCTTCGGCCTCCGGTGCCGCATCGGCCGGGACGGCCTCGGCCGCCGGTTCGCTGCTGTCCGGCGGCTCGTCCGTCGCGGCAGGCTCCGGCTCGGCGTCGGCCGGGTCCTGCAGGTCGGCGAGCATCTCGTCCTCGATCGCCGGTTCGTCCTGCACTTCGGCCGAACCATCCGCCACGGCCAGCGCGGCCTCGGGCTCCGGATCGCCCGAGGCGAGGTAGAACGAGGACCAGGCGGCAATTCCGGCCAGCGCGAGCAGCAGGATCAGCGTAAGGATCAGGCCGAGGAAGCGCGGCTTTCCACGCGCCGGCCGCGTGCCGCCGAGGCCGCCGAAGGGGGCAGCCGGGGCGGGACGGCCCGAAGGCTGCTCGGCCGCGACCGGCGTGGCGCGGGGCGGGGCCGCCGTCTTGCGCGCGCGCAGTCCGGCAATGCCCGGGGCGGTGACGACCGGCGCCGGGCGTGGCTCGGCGGCCACCGGCGCGGGCGGGCGCGGCAGGGCGGAACGGCCGCCCGGCAGGCGGGTGGCTGCGGGCTCGGCCGGCCGGCCGGCGGGGCGTCCCGGCTTGGGATCGGCGGTCAGTCGGGCCGCGGGCCGAGCCTGCGTCGCCTCGGCCGCAAGGCGGCGGCTGGCGAAGGCGCCCGGTGGCATGTCGGGAACCTCGTCATCCTCGAGCTCGACATAGGGAGCCTCGGGGATGTCGGAACGCGCGACCGCGGCCTCGGGCGGAGCGGGCGGGGTGAACGGCGGCAGGTCCCGGGCATGGGGCACGGGACGTTCCGGCGCGCGCACGAGGGGCGGCGGAACGAAGGACTCCTCCGGCTCGGGCAGCGGCGGCGCGGCCGGCGCCTCGTCGGGTGGCGGCAGGTCCACGACGGGATCGGCCGGGGCGACCGGCTCAGGCTCCGGCAGCGCGAGTGCGGATTCCTCCGGCGTCAGGCCCGAGAGGCCCGCCTCCTGCTCGCGCATCACCGCAATGACGTCAGGCTCGGCCTCGTCCGGCCAGTCGGTCGGGCCGGCCCAGTCCGTCAAAGGCTCTGGCTGCGCGGGGGGCGCTTCCTCGGGCTCGTCGGGCAGAGGGTGCGGTTCCGCGCCGGCCGGTTCCTCAGGCTCCTCTTCCGCCGGCAGGTCCGGCAAGGCCCCATCCGCGTCGAGCGAGGCGTCATGCAGCGCCTCGGCTTCCGCGTCGGGCATCGGGTCGTGCGGAGCCTCGGGCATCGGGTCGTGCAGTGCCTCGGCGTCGGCGTCGGGCGCCGGGTCGTGCGGGGCTTCGGCCTCGGCAGGCGCGATATCGTCCTCGGCTTCCGCAACGGCCGCAGCGGGGACGGCCGCGGCCTCCGGCATCAGGATCCGGATCGGCTCGTCGTCGCGTTCCACCTTGGAGCCCTTCGGCAGCCGCCGCTGGGCCGCGGAAATGATGCCGAACCACGGCTCGCGCGGGAACTGCCCCGCCTCGGGGATCGCGACGAAACACACCGGGTTGAAGCCGTATTGATCGGCGAAGCCCTCGGCCTCCTCAAGCGTCTCGCGCGCGACCACGGCAAGGCTCACGCTGTCGCCGGCGGTCTCGAAGTCATAGACCAGATCCTTGACCGCATAGGGCGTCAGGCCGTCCAGAGCCTCGCGGATCTGGTTGCGCCGGCTGGTGCGGTCCGGCCCCGGAGCCTGCACCACGGTGAAAAGGATCTGGCTGTTCGGGATCACGACCTTGGTCGCGACCTCGCCCCCCGACAGGTCGCCTGCCTCGGCACGCAGCCGGGACATGGCCTCGGGCAGGTCCGGCGCGTCGAAGCGCACCGACCCCACTTCTTGCCATCCGTCCGGCACGCGCCGGAGCAGACTCGCGGCCTCAGTCGACAGGTTGAGGGCAAATCTCGGTTTCATTTCGCGGATCTAGCACATTTCGCGTTACGCCGGGGAGTCCGGGCCGCAGCGCCCCCGGTGTTACAGCAGGATTTTGCCGAATGAAAGAAAAACACCCAAGGATCGGCTTGTCCCGAGCGTCGGAGAGGGGAACGTTCGCTGCGAACTCAGGAGGGATGTCCATAATGCGGATTGTCAAGATTGCGATGCTGTGCACGGGCCTCGTGCTACCTGCGGCGGCGATGGCCGAGGCGCCCCGCATCACCGTCACCGGCGAGGGCACGGTCGCGGCGCGGCCCGACATGGCCACCATCTCGCTCGGCGTCACCAGCGACGCGGCGACCGCCGCCGAGGCGATGGCGCGCAACACCGAGAACCTCCGCCGCGTGCTGGACCGGCTGCGCGGGGCCGGGATCGAGGACCGCGACCTGCAGACCTCGGGCCTGTCGCTCAACCCGAACTGGACCCAGTCCGAGGACGGCGCGGCCCCGCGGATCACCGGCTACATAGCCTCGAACATGCTGACGGTGCGGGTGCGCGCGCTCGACCGGTTGGGGGCGGTGCTGGACCAGGCGGTGCAGGACGGCGCCAACACCCTGAACGGGGTGAGCTTCGGGCTGGCCGATCCCGAGCCCGCGCTGGACGAGGCGCGCAAGCGGGCCGTGGCCCGGGCGCAGGCGCGGGCCCGCCTGCTGACAGAGGCCGCCGGGGTGACGCTTGGTCCGCTGGTCGAGATCAGCGAGGGCGGCGGCGCCTTCCCGCCGCCGATGCCGATGTATCGCGAGGCGGCGATGGCCGCCCCCGTGCCGATGGCCGAGGGCGAGATCGAGACCAGCGCGCAGGTCACGCTGGTCTACGAGTTGAAGCAATGAGTTGAGCGGCGCTCTTCGCGCCGCGTCTCAGGATCGGGCGGTCGCCTTGGCGAGCGCCTGATCCAGATCGGCGATCAGGTCGTCGGCGTCCTCGATCCCGATCGACAGCCGCACCACGTTCGGCGCGGCCCCCGCGGCCACCTGCTGCTCGGGCGTCAGCTGGCGGTGGGTGGTCGAGGCCGAGTGGATCACCAGCGAGCGCGTGTCGCCCAGGTTCGCCACGTGGCTGAACAGCTGGAGCGAATCCACCAGCCGGACGCAGGCGTCATATCCGCCCTTCACCGCGAAGGTGAAAAGCGCGCCTGCACCCTTCGGGCAGATCCGTGCCACCCGGCCGTGCCAGGGCGAGGACGGCAGCCCGGCATAGGTGACGTGATCCACCCGCGGATCGGCCTCAAGCCAGGAGGCAATCTTCTTCGCATTCTCGACATGGCGCGCCATGCGCAGGCTGAGGGTCTCGATCCCCATCAGCGTGTAATGCGCGCCCTGCGGGTTCATGGTCATGCCGAGATCGCGCAGGCCCACGGCGATGGAATGGAAGGTATAGGCCATCGGCCCCAGCGCCTTGTGGAAGACGAGGCCATGATAGGCAGGCTCGGGTTGGGACAGGCTGGGGAACTTGTCCGAGGCCGACCAGTCGAACTTGCCGGAATCGACGATGACGCCGCCGGTGACGGTGCCGTTGCCGGTCAGGTACTTGGTGGCCGAATGGACGACCAGCGTCGCACCATGCTCGATCGGGCGGCAGAGCCAGGGCGTCGCCGTGGTATTGTCCACGATGAGCGGCAGGCCCACGCGGTTAGCGACCTCGGCCACGGCATCCAGATCGGTGATCACGCCGCCCGGGTTGGCGATGGTCTCGCAGAAGATCGCCCGCGTGTCCTCGTCCACCGCGGCCTCGAGCGCCTCCAGATCGTCGAAATCGACGAACTTCGCCGACCAGCCGAAGCGGCGGATGGTCTGGCTGAACTGGGTGATGGTCCCGCCATAGAGCCGCGTCGAGGCGACGATGTTGCGCCCCGGCGCCATCAGCGGGAACAGCGCCATGATCTGCGCCGCATGGCCCGACGAGCAGCAGACCGCGCCCGCGCCGCCCTCCAGCGCCGCGACACGCTCGGCCAGCGCCTGAACGGTGGGGTTGGTCAGGCGCGAGTAGATGTAGCCGACCTCCTCGAGGTTGAAGAGGCGGGCGGCGTGGTCGGCGTCGCGGAAGACATAGGCCGTGGTCTGGTAGATCGGCACCTGCCGCGCCCCCGTCGCCGGGTCGGGCTTCGCCCCGGCATGGATCTGCAGCGTGTCGAAGCCGAGCTTGCGTGGTTCGGTCATCAGGTCCCCCTGTTGTCGGATGGCCGCGAAGCTAGGGGAAAGGCGGTTGCGGCACAACGGGCTGAAGCGTCAGCCGCCCAGCGGCGTCTCGATATTGTCCAGTCGCCGGATGGTCGCCTGATGGTGGCGGAGCGACCAGTAGCAGTCCTGCTCGGTATCGGCGCGGCAGCGCACCAGAAAGTCGCCGGCGCGGACCTGCCAGCCCTGGTCGGTCTGAAGGATCGGATAGGACCGGCCGGCTTCGGTCAGGCTGCCGATTTCGGTGCCGCGCGGGGCGGGGGTGCAGGCGGCGAGCAGCAGGAGAAGGGCGAGGCGGGGCATGGCGGTCCTCCGGTGGGGGCAAGGGTCATCTGTGGTTCGCGCTCATCGTGTCCAGAGCCCTTCGCGCCGCAGGATGTGGCGGATCGCCTGCTCGCGCCTCGGCAGGTCGTCGCGGTCGAACAGCGCGCGGGCCTTCCGGCCCTTTCCCTGGTAGATGAAGTGGCGGAAGGGCTCGTGCGCCTTCAGCACCTTCTTCACCCGGTTCGGGGCCGCGACGCGATGGAGCGTCTCGACCACCCGGTCTCTTTCGCGGGCGTAAAGCAGGGGCATCAGGCGCCAGTGGCAGGTGAGGTCGCCGTCGAGGCCGGCAAGCTCCGGCCCCGGGCGGCCGCCGCCCAGTCCGTGGATGACGAGGGGCAGGGCGATCTGGTCGAGCCAGGGGTAGAGCGGCTGGCAGACAAGCGCCTCCGGCGGATCGTCGCGGATCGCCCGGGCGATCTCGAGGAACCGCCGGCCGAAGCGGTGGGGGCTTTCATGGAAGAACCAGCCCGCGTTGAAGTAAAGGTAGCGGCGCCAGTAGTCGTCAGGCTGGGACAGGTCGAGGCTCGAGGGGAAGTCGAGGCCGAACCGGTCATAGAGGGCCTTCCACAGCCCCGTCCGGTCCGGGCCGTAAATCTCGGGCTGCGGCCAGGTGCCCTCGCAGCGCAGGGATGCGGATGGCCGCGAGAAATCGAAGGGCACAGCCGAAAGCGGCCCCGTGACCAGCGTGTCGCTGTCGAGGAACAGGAAGGGCTCGTCCGGCAGCGCGAGAAGCGCCTCGATCTTGTTGCCGTTCGGATAGCTCTCGCCGAAGGTGGTGTTCGTGAAGGGCAGGAATTGCGCTCCAAGGCTTTCGAGCAGATCCCGCACCGCCGGGTCATCGATCCCGGGATCGCCCGACCAGAGCGGCCCGAACTGCGGCTCGGCGATGAAGAGCGTGCCAGCGAAGCCTGGGTCGCAGGCGCGCAGCGAGGCCGCGAGCAGGACGGTCTCGTACTGCAGCCGCCCTTTCTGCGCGATGGCGAGGATATTGAAGCGCGAAGGACCGGCGGAGGCCATGGATGATCCGGACTGAAGTGTCGCGACCTTAGGTCGAAGCGCGTCCGTCATCCAGAGGCATGTCGGTGACACCTGTAGCGGCATCGCGGCTGCTGGCGCGGGCATGGGGACGGGCGAAGCGGTCATGAAGGTCAGGCGCCTCCCCTGACCGCGGCCGGCCCGACGGATCAGAAGAAGTCCGCGCTGCCAGCATCCACTTCTACGGGCATCAGTCCCCTCAGCGCGCCGGCGAGGCTCTTCTGGTTGACGCCGGCCACGGCTTCGCCCGGATCGATGCGGCAGTCTCCGTCAACGGCCAGCGCGAGCCCGTCGACATAGGCTGCAACCCCGGCCAGCGACTGAACAAGATTGTCCAGCTTCTGCAACGTGCCGCCCTCCCCGGGGCCGGGTGCGGACCGGCTGATGGAGCGGCCCACGGCATCCTCGATCTCGTCGCCCATTGCCGACATCCGGTGCAACTGGGCGGCAAGTCCCTCCAGCACCGAGCGGAGCGGAACGGTCGCCGGCACCGTCACAGCGCACCCACCACGGCCTGGATGGCGCGGCGCATCCCGTCGGTGGTGAACGGCTTCTTGAGGAAGTTGTTCATCCCGAGCGCCTGCCCCTTCTCGATGATGTCGCGGCTGGCGGTGCCGCTGACGAGGATGAATCCCATGCGCTGGGTCGTCTTGTTCTCGCGGATGCCCTTGAGCAGCCCCAGCCCGTCGAGGCCGGGCATGTTATAGTCCGAAATCACCAGATGGACCGGGTTCGCCGCCAGCTGGCGCAGCGCGCTCGCGCCGTCCTTGCAGAAGTCGATCTTCTTGATACCCAGTTCCTCCAGCGCCTGGATGATCAGCCCGCGGCTGGTGGACATGTCGTCCACCACCATGATCCGTATGCTGTCCCTCAGTGCCATCAAGTTTCTCCTTTCCCCTGTCCGCCGGGGTCCCGCGAACCGCGCAGGCGGAATGATGTCATGCCAACGGTTTCGAATTGGTGTCTGACCGAGGGCGAGAGCCGCTCGGAGTGGCCGATGAAGAGATATCCGCCCGGTGAGAGCGTGCCGGCGAAGCCGCGCCAGAT
This portion of the Rhodobacter sp. CZR27 genome encodes:
- a CDS encoding translation initiation factor 2 is translated as MRFDAPDLPEAMSRLRAEAGDLSGGEVATKVVIPNSQILFTVVQAPGPDRTSRRNQIREALDGLTPYAVKDLVYDFETAGDSVSLAVVARETLEEAEGFADQYGFNPVCFVAIPEAGQFPREPWFGIISAAQRRLPKGSKVERDDEPIRILMPEAAAVPAAAVAEAEDDIAPAEAEAPHDPAPDADAEALHDPMPEAPHDPMPDAEAEALHDASLDADGALPDLPAEEEPEEPAGAEPHPLPDEPEEAPPAQPEPLTDWAGPTDWPDEAEPDVIAVMREQEAGLSGLTPEESALALPEPEPVAPADPVVDLPPPDEAPAAPPLPEPEESFVPPPLVRAPERPVPHARDLPPFTPPAPPEAAVARSDIPEAPYVELEDDEVPDMPPGAFASRRLAAEATQARPAARLTADPKPGRPAGRPAEPAATRLPGGRSALPRPPAPVAAEPRPAPVVTAPGIAGLRARKTAAPPRATPVAAEQPSGRPAPAAPFGGLGGTRPARGKPRFLGLILTLILLLALAGIAAWSSFYLASGDPEPEAALAVADGSAEVQDEPAIEDEMLADLQDPADAEPEPAATDEPPDSSEPAAEAVPADAAPEAEAAAAPAPAAAPPAVASGQTGRDAPAETPQDEIFLTAMDQAPPSLDAVALPPPPVAPDAAPGLPLPPPPFGVKYEFGEDGMIRPSPEGVLAPGEFLLIAGKPPILPPRRPGAEAPAAAAAPAAAPAPPDRPAPAPGSIFPGSAAATAAVPPSPPPAEAAQPPAPVADPALAGQRPRARPALPEQPEAAQQDAAVQEDGTPLRVSSLRPRARPSDPEAEAAVADAQAATLMMATGPAPRPDGAPAAVATSNGAISPLAISVSRKPEARPNDFSQAIEAAVAAVVQTPKTPAVVAAIAPVPKAPAAAAARVEPDEEDEPEVTAAPRIPTKANVAQKATYANAINLSKTNLIGVYGTPSSRYALVRQSNGRYVKVRVGDRIDGGVVAAISSNELRYRKGSRILSLSMPKG
- a CDS encoding response regulator, whose amino-acid sequence is MALRDSIRIMVVDDMSTSRGLIIQALEELGIKKIDFCKDGASALRQLAANPVHLVISDYNMPGLDGLGLLKGIRENKTTQRMGFILVSGTASRDIIEKGQALGMNNFLKKPFTTDGMRRAIQAVVGAL
- a CDS encoding SIMPL domain-containing protein produces the protein MRIVKIAMLCTGLVLPAAAMAEAPRITVTGEGTVAARPDMATISLGVTSDAATAAEAMARNTENLRRVLDRLRGAGIEDRDLQTSGLSLNPNWTQSEDGAAPRITGYIASNMLTVRVRALDRLGAVLDQAVQDGANTLNGVSFGLADPEPALDEARKRAVARAQARARLLTEAAGVTLGPLVEISEGGGAFPPPMPMYREAAMAAPVPMAEGEIETSAQVTLVYELKQ
- a CDS encoding O-acetylhomoserine aminocarboxypropyltransferase/cysteine synthase family protein translates to MTEPRKLGFDTLQIHAGAKPDPATGARQVPIYQTTAYVFRDADHAARLFNLEEVGYIYSRLTNPTVQALAERVAALEGGAGAVCCSSGHAAQIMALFPLMAPGRNIVASTRLYGGTITQFSQTIRRFGWSAKFVDFDDLEALEAAVDEDTRAIFCETIANPGGVITDLDAVAEVANRVGLPLIVDNTTATPWLCRPIEHGATLVVHSATKYLTGNGTVTGGVIVDSGKFDWSASDKFPSLSQPEPAYHGLVFHKALGPMAYTFHSIAVGLRDLGMTMNPQGAHYTLMGIETLSLRMARHVENAKKIASWLEADPRVDHVTYAGLPSSPWHGRVARICPKGAGALFTFAVKGGYDACVRLVDSLQLFSHVANLGDTRSLVIHSASTTHRQLTPEQQVAAGAAPNVVRLSIGIEDADDLIADLDQALAKATARS